One segment of Paraburkholderia sp. PREW-6R DNA contains the following:
- a CDS encoding DUF802 domain-containing protein produces MSRYRIELIVFLAGLAAVCWIGAGYAVSNPLALGVTLLIGVCYVAGALELRRYSQATSTLTRSLAGLAEPPRSLGVWLESLHDSLRNPVRLRVEGERAGLPGPALTPYLVGLLVLLGMLGTLLGMVMTLRGTGMALESATDLQAIRDSLAAPVKGLGFAFGTSIAGVATSAMLGLLSALARRERLDAAQRLDARIAGPLRQFSQSHQREESLRLLQRQADVMPALVDRLQAMMATVERQSVALHERQVASQEVFHGKAEAAYTRLAASVERSLKDSIADSTRAAGAALQPVVQATMAGLARETSVLHDTITHAVQRQLNGLASGFEATATSVSQIWEKALAGHQRSSDELAQHLRASLEQMTATLGQRSSAWLEDASTRLEATAGNVAAAWNDALSRQQLAGAKLASDNQQALAAAAATFEQHAASLVQAVGRSHADWQIELAARDQERLAAWTESLRTLAATLSEESRQAGALTAARQQEIVDALAQTARDMSADSQTHAQKTIAEIDRLVQVAAHAPKAAADLQAELAARDQERLAAWTESLRTLAATLSDEWKQTSTHAASRQQEICDTLERTARDITGQTQAHASETIAEISRLVQAASEAPKAAAEVVAELRQKLSDSMVRDTAMLQERSRLLETLETLLDAVNHASTEQRTAVDALVSTSAGLLERVGAQFTEKVEQETGKLGAIAAHVSGSAVEVASLGEAFGAAVQLFGESNDKLVNHLQRIEAALDKSLARSDEQLAYYVAQAREVVDLSVMSQKQIVEDLQQLAGRRSSAGAQAA; encoded by the coding sequence ATGTCCAGATATCGTATTGAACTCATTGTTTTCCTGGCCGGTCTGGCCGCCGTCTGCTGGATCGGCGCCGGCTACGCTGTTTCGAATCCGCTCGCGCTGGGCGTCACGCTGCTGATCGGTGTCTGCTATGTCGCGGGCGCACTCGAATTGCGGCGCTACAGCCAGGCCACGTCGACACTGACGCGCTCGCTCGCCGGTCTCGCCGAGCCGCCTCGCAGCCTGGGCGTATGGCTCGAATCGCTGCACGACAGCTTGCGCAATCCCGTGCGATTGCGCGTCGAGGGCGAGCGGGCCGGGCTGCCCGGGCCGGCGCTGACGCCGTATCTCGTCGGCCTGCTCGTGCTGCTCGGCATGCTGGGCACGCTGCTCGGCATGGTGATGACGTTGCGCGGCACCGGTATGGCGCTCGAAAGCGCCACCGACCTGCAGGCGATTCGCGATTCGCTCGCGGCGCCCGTCAAGGGTCTGGGGTTCGCGTTCGGCACGTCGATCGCCGGTGTCGCGACGTCGGCGATGCTGGGTCTGCTGTCCGCACTCGCCCGGCGCGAACGGCTCGACGCCGCACAACGGCTGGACGCCCGGATCGCCGGTCCGTTGCGGCAGTTTTCGCAGTCGCATCAGCGCGAAGAAAGCCTCAGGCTGCTGCAGCGTCAGGCGGACGTGATGCCGGCACTGGTCGACCGCTTGCAGGCCATGATGGCGACCGTCGAGCGGCAAAGCGTTGCGCTGCATGAGCGGCAGGTCGCCAGTCAGGAAGTCTTTCACGGCAAGGCCGAAGCGGCGTACACGCGGCTCGCGGCGTCCGTCGAACGATCGCTGAAGGACAGCATTGCCGACAGCACGCGCGCCGCGGGCGCCGCGCTCCAGCCGGTCGTGCAGGCGACGATGGCCGGCCTCGCGCGCGAGACTTCCGTGCTGCACGACACGATCACGCATGCAGTGCAGCGTCAACTGAATGGTTTGGCGAGCGGTTTCGAAGCCACGGCGACGAGCGTGTCGCAAATCTGGGAGAAGGCCCTCGCCGGGCATCAGCGTTCGAGCGACGAACTCGCGCAGCATTTGCGCGCGTCGCTCGAACAGATGACGGCGACGTTGGGGCAACGCTCGTCTGCATGGCTCGAGGATGCGTCCACGCGGCTCGAAGCGACGGCGGGCAACGTCGCCGCTGCATGGAACGACGCGCTGTCACGCCAGCAACTCGCCGGAGCGAAGCTCGCAAGCGACAACCAGCAGGCGCTCGCCGCGGCGGCGGCTACGTTCGAGCAGCACGCGGCGTCGCTCGTGCAGGCGGTCGGCCGCTCGCACGCGGACTGGCAGATCGAACTCGCCGCCCGCGATCAGGAACGACTTGCCGCGTGGACCGAATCGCTGCGCACGCTGGCCGCGACGCTGAGCGAGGAATCAAGGCAGGCGGGCGCGCTAACGGCGGCACGTCAGCAGGAAATCGTCGACGCGCTCGCGCAAACCGCGCGCGACATGTCGGCCGATTCGCAAACGCACGCACAGAAGACGATCGCCGAGATCGATCGTCTGGTGCAGGTGGCCGCGCATGCGCCGAAGGCGGCCGCGGATCTGCAAGCCGAACTCGCCGCCCGCGATCAGGAACGACTTGCCGCGTGGACCGAATCGCTGCGCACGCTGGCCGCCACGCTGAGCGACGAGTGGAAGCAGACAAGCACGCACGCCGCGAGCCGCCAGCAGGAAATCTGCGACACGCTGGAGCGGACCGCGCGGGACATCACCGGGCAAACGCAGGCGCACGCCAGCGAGACGATCGCCGAGATTTCGCGGCTCGTGCAGGCGGCGTCGGAAGCGCCCAAAGCCGCGGCCGAGGTGGTCGCGGAGTTGCGCCAGAAACTCTCCGACAGCATGGTCCGCGACACGGCCATGCTGCAGGAGCGCAGCCGTCTGCTGGAAACGCTCGAAACCTTGCTCGACGCCGTGAACCACGCGTCCACGGAACAGCGCACGGCCGTCGATGCGCTGGTTTCGACATCAGCCGGTCTGCTGGAACGGGTGGGCGCGCAGTTCACCGAGAAGGTCGAGCAGGAGACCGGCAAGCTCGGCGCCATCGCCGCGCACGTGAGCGGCAGCGCGGTCGAAGTGGCAAGCCTCGGCGAAGCGTTCGGCGCGGCGGTGCAACTGTTCGGCGAGTCGAACGACAAGCTGGTGAACCATCTGCAGCGAATCGAAGCAGCGCTCGACAAGTCGCTTGCGCGCAGCGACGAGCAGCTCGCGTATTACGTCGCTCAGGCGAGAGAGGTGGTGGACCTGAGCGTGATGTCGCAGAAGCAGATCGTCGAGGACCTGCAGCAACTCGCCGGCCGCCGCTCGTCTGCGGGAGCGCAGGCGGCATGA
- a CDS encoding OmpA family protein, producing MSDEIDGGVDTAAPVWAVFGDLMSVLLGAFVLILVSVIGVQLELSNRLQHEVKERQAETQRRKTLEQALAGPLAAGRVTLVNGRIGISGNVLFALNSDRLQPEGRDVLKSLAGPLAAYLRSNDQILMVSGFTDDQQLREGNRRFADNWELSAQRALTVTRSLIDAGVPASSVFAAAFGAQQPVSPNSDDAGRAKNRRVEIAPVPRPASAAVKSGD from the coding sequence ATGAGCGACGAAATCGACGGCGGCGTGGATACGGCCGCGCCCGTGTGGGCCGTTTTCGGCGATCTGATGTCGGTGCTGCTCGGCGCATTCGTGCTGATTCTGGTCAGCGTGATCGGCGTCCAACTTGAGTTGTCCAACCGTTTGCAGCATGAGGTCAAAGAGCGGCAGGCCGAGACGCAACGTCGCAAGACACTGGAGCAGGCACTGGCGGGACCGCTCGCGGCTGGCCGCGTGACGCTCGTGAATGGGCGGATCGGCATTAGCGGCAACGTGCTGTTTGCGCTGAATTCCGACCGGTTGCAGCCCGAAGGCCGCGATGTACTGAAGAGCCTCGCCGGGCCGCTCGCCGCCTACCTTCGTTCCAACGATCAGATCCTGATGGTGAGCGGCTTCACCGATGACCAGCAATTACGCGAAGGCAATCGCCGCTTCGCCGATAACTGGGAGCTGTCGGCGCAGCGCGCGCTCACGGTTACGCGGTCGTTGATCGATGCGGGTGTGCCGGCGTCGTCGGTATTTGCGGCTGCGTTCGGTGCGCAGCAGCCCGTCAGCCCGAATTCGGACGACGCCGGACGCGCCAAAAACCGCCGCGTCGAAATCGCGCCGGTGCCAAGGCCCGCCAGCGCGGCGGTGAAATCCGGTGACTAG
- a CDS encoding DUF2894 domain-containing protein, producing the protein MTSGARDRERAAPHADSGQLADAAPGETKNTARATLDAWRESGADRFDAVRFYFMDALERRACAQRGETRRLLDERLSKLIAEYADALRDAGSASPLALTSAQNEAAACVDGPAPAFASAHDTLASLVDRLATGIPPAAAGQPARASYPELDALDYFRDVWAKVRTEKQLRQSLEQVPGNAGPLNSSSLVHRSLSLMRELSPGYLKQFLSYVDSLSWMDQMSGGAAPAKETPRKESLRKETSRKEAVRTASKGGRGKAR; encoded by the coding sequence GTGACTAGCGGCGCACGTGATAGGGAGCGAGCAGCGCCGCATGCGGATTCAGGTCAGCTTGCAGACGCCGCACCCGGTGAGACTAAAAACACGGCGCGCGCGACGCTCGACGCATGGCGCGAGTCCGGCGCTGACCGGTTCGACGCAGTGCGCTTTTACTTCATGGACGCGCTGGAGCGTCGCGCGTGCGCGCAGCGGGGCGAAACGCGCCGGTTGCTGGACGAACGCCTGAGCAAACTGATCGCGGAGTATGCGGACGCGCTGCGTGACGCTGGGTCGGCGTCGCCGCTGGCGCTTACTTCGGCTCAGAACGAGGCTGCCGCATGCGTCGACGGGCCCGCGCCTGCATTTGCATCTGCACACGACACGCTGGCCAGTCTCGTCGATCGCCTTGCAACCGGCATCCCGCCGGCCGCTGCCGGGCAGCCCGCGCGAGCGTCCTATCCCGAACTCGACGCGCTCGACTATTTCCGCGACGTCTGGGCGAAAGTCCGCACCGAGAAGCAGTTGCGGCAATCGCTGGAGCAGGTGCCGGGCAACGCCGGTCCGCTGAATTCCAGCAGCCTCGTGCATCGGTCGCTTTCGCTGATGCGCGAGTTGTCGCCCGGCTATCTGAAGCAGTTCCTTTCCTATGTCGACTCGCTGTCCTGGATGGATCAGATGAGCGGCGGCGCGGCGCCGGCTAAAGAGACGCCACGCAAGGAGAGCCTGCGCAAGGAAACTTCCCGTAAGGAAGCGGTGCGGACCGCCAGCAAAGGCGGACGCGGCAAGGCGCGGTAA